Proteins encoded together in one Lathyrus oleraceus cultivar Zhongwan6 chromosome 5, CAAS_Psat_ZW6_1.0, whole genome shotgun sequence window:
- the LOC127081625 gene encoding uncharacterized protein LOC127081625 isoform X2, with the protein MKGSSERKYMQEFLLYAASAALSCLVLFTGLHYLDPNRDSSKKALEHKKAIAKRLGRPLIHTDQYEDIIAGDVINPDHIDVEFDSIGGLESIKETLFELVILPLKRPELFSHGRLLGPLKGVLLYGPPGTGKTMLAKAIARESGAVFINVRISNLMSKWFGDASKLVAAVFSLAYKLQPAIIFIDEVDSFLGQRRQSDHEALLNMKTEFMALWDGFTTNQNARVMVLAATNRPSELDEAILRRFPQAFEIGLPDQKERADILKIILKGERIEDNIDLDNIASLCEGYTGSDLFDLCQKAAYFPIRELLEYEKKGKQSPAPRRLSQLDLEKALSTSRTMVAASEYDGLNHQSSSRRTFPVDSE; encoded by the exons ATGAAGGGTTCATCAGAAAGAAAGTACATGCAAGAATTTCTCCTATACGCAGCAAGCGCGGCGTTGAGTTGTTTGGTATTATTCACGGGCCTCCATTACTTAGACCCCAACCGCGATTCTTCCAAGAAAGCTCTCGAACACAAGAAAGCCATTGCAAAACGTCTAGGTCGTCCCCTCATTCATACAGATCAATATGAG GATATAATAGCAGGTGATGTTATAAATCCTGACCACATTGATGTAGAGTTTGACTCCATTGGGGGACTGGAATCGATTAAAGAAACTTTGTTTGAGCTTGTTATTCTACCCTTGAAACGGCCCGAGTTGTTTTCGCATGGCAGGCTCCTTGGACCATTAAAGGGGGTCCTGTTGTATGGACCCCCTGGCACTGGGAAAACCATGCTTGCCAAAGCTATTGCCAGGGAGTCCGGGGCGGTTTTTATTAATGTCAGGATATCCAACCTGATGAGCAAATGGTTCGGAGATGCCTCAAAGCTTG TGGCTGCTGTATTTAGTTTGGCTTATAAGCTTCAGCCTGCCATCATATTCATTGATGAAGTTGACAGTTTTTTGGGTCAGCGTCGTCAATCAGATCATGAGGCTCTGTTAAACATGAAAACTGAGTTCATGGCTCTATGGGATGGATTCACTACCAACC AGAATGCCCGAGTTATGGTACTTGCAGCAACTAATCGTCCTTCAGAACTTGATGAAGCAATACTTCGGCGTTTTCCTCAAGCTTTTGAAATTGGACTTCCAGACCAGAAAGAAAGGGCTGATATATTGAAAATTATCTTAAAGGGTGAGAGGATTGAAGATAACATAGACCTCGATAATATAGCTAGCTTATGTGAGGGTTACACTGGTTCAGATCTATTTGATCTTTGTCAGAAGGCTGCTTATTTTCCTATCAGAGAACTGCTGGAATATGAGAAGAAAGGGAAACAATCTCCT GCACCTAGACGTTTGTCTCAGTTAGATTTGGAAAAGGCCCTCTCCACTTCACGGACGATGGTTGCTGCAAGCGAATATGATGGATTAAACCACCAGTCATCATCAAGACGGACATTTCCTGTTGATTCAG AGTAG
- the LOC127081625 gene encoding uncharacterized protein LOC127081625 isoform X1, translating to MKGSSERKYMQEFLLYAASAALSCLVLFTGLHYLDPNRDSSKKALEHKKAIAKRLGRPLIHTDQYEDIIAGDVINPDHIDVEFDSIGGLESIKETLFELVILPLKRPELFSHGRLLGPLKGVLLYGPPGTGKTMLAKAIARESGAVFINVRISNLMSKWFGDASKLVAAVFSLAYKLQPAIIFIDEVDSFLGQRRQSDHEALLNMKTEFMALWDGFTTNQNARVMVLAATNRPSELDEAILRRFPQAFEIGLPDQKERADILKIILKGERIEDNIDLDNIASLCEGYTGSDLFDLCQKAAYFPIRELLEYEKKGKQSPAPRRLSQLDLEKALSTSRTMVAASEYDGLNHQSSSRRTFPVDSGDYQAAINEFYKVIISRMINRQPDSQDP from the exons ATGAAGGGTTCATCAGAAAGAAAGTACATGCAAGAATTTCTCCTATACGCAGCAAGCGCGGCGTTGAGTTGTTTGGTATTATTCACGGGCCTCCATTACTTAGACCCCAACCGCGATTCTTCCAAGAAAGCTCTCGAACACAAGAAAGCCATTGCAAAACGTCTAGGTCGTCCCCTCATTCATACAGATCAATATGAG GATATAATAGCAGGTGATGTTATAAATCCTGACCACATTGATGTAGAGTTTGACTCCATTGGGGGACTGGAATCGATTAAAGAAACTTTGTTTGAGCTTGTTATTCTACCCTTGAAACGGCCCGAGTTGTTTTCGCATGGCAGGCTCCTTGGACCATTAAAGGGGGTCCTGTTGTATGGACCCCCTGGCACTGGGAAAACCATGCTTGCCAAAGCTATTGCCAGGGAGTCCGGGGCGGTTTTTATTAATGTCAGGATATCCAACCTGATGAGCAAATGGTTCGGAGATGCCTCAAAGCTTG TGGCTGCTGTATTTAGTTTGGCTTATAAGCTTCAGCCTGCCATCATATTCATTGATGAAGTTGACAGTTTTTTGGGTCAGCGTCGTCAATCAGATCATGAGGCTCTGTTAAACATGAAAACTGAGTTCATGGCTCTATGGGATGGATTCACTACCAACC AGAATGCCCGAGTTATGGTACTTGCAGCAACTAATCGTCCTTCAGAACTTGATGAAGCAATACTTCGGCGTTTTCCTCAAGCTTTTGAAATTGGACTTCCAGACCAGAAAGAAAGGGCTGATATATTGAAAATTATCTTAAAGGGTGAGAGGATTGAAGATAACATAGACCTCGATAATATAGCTAGCTTATGTGAGGGTTACACTGGTTCAGATCTATTTGATCTTTGTCAGAAGGCTGCTTATTTTCCTATCAGAGAACTGCTGGAATATGAGAAGAAAGGGAAACAATCTCCT GCACCTAGACGTTTGTCTCAGTTAGATTTGGAAAAGGCCCTCTCCACTTCACGGACGATGGTTGCTGCAAGCGAATATGATGGATTAAACCACCAGTCATCATCAAGACGGACATTTCCTGTTGATTCAGGTGATTATCAAGCTGCAATCAATGAATTCTATAAAGTTATAATTTCTCGTATGATTAACCGCCAACCAGATTCCCAGGATCCTTAA